DNA sequence from the Shewanella piezotolerans WP3 genome:
GATCTTTACCCATGCACCTTTTTGCCAGTACATTGAGATAGGTACGATTGAGTAGCCTTTACGATCAACTAAGCCTTGTAACTTATCTAACTCTTTTCTTTTGAGCAGTAACTTACGTGAGCGTAGTGGATCGCACACAACATGTGTTGAGGCGGTATTCAGTGGCGCAATAGTACAACCAAAAAGAAAGGCTTCGCCATCTCTGAGGAATACATAGCTTTCAGACAAGTTGACCTTGCCCATACGAATAGACTTAACTTCCCATCCCATTAGGGATAGGCCAGCTTCCATCTTCTCTTCAAACTTATAGTCGAATGTCGCGCGTTTATTACGTGCGATAGAAGCGGAACTGTTCTTTGAATTTTTTGCGTTTTTCTTAGCCATAGGCAAGCTATTATACGCAGGCATGACGGATTTGGAATTAGCCAAACCGAAATATTCGCTTATTTGTGACTTCCTTGAAGCGTTTGTCTGCTTTTTGAGCACTCAATAACAGCTATGTGCGGCAAAGATGCGTTTTTTTGTGGTCATGTTAAAATCCAACTATTGAATTTATATTTTTGAGTATCAACTTTAAATGCCACAAATTTCCCGCAATGTATTAGTTCGTTTTAGTGCGATGCAGATGTATGACCTTGTCAATGATGTCGAATCTTATAAAGAGTTCTTGCCGGGTTGTGTGGGTGGCAAAGTATTAGAGTTTGATGGCGAGACCATGGTGGCTTCCGTTGATGTAGCCAAGGCGGGGATCAGCAAAACATTTACTACCCGTAATAAAGTGGTTGCTGGTAAGAGTATAAAACTACAGTTAGAAAATGGTCCGTTTAAAGAGTTAGTTGGAGAGTGGACCTTTACGGAGTTAACTGAAGACGCTTGTAAGGTCGATTTTGAGCTTAACTTTGAGTTCTCAAGCCCAATCGCGGACTTGGCTTTTGGTAAAGTCTTTAAAGAGTTAATGGCATCGATGGTGACGGCGTTTACCAGCAGAGCAAAGGTGATTTACAAATGAGTACCGAGCAAGGGCAGTTCACTGTCGAAATTATCTATGCACTGCCACACCAGCAAAAGTTGATTAAAGTGAATATTGAGCCTGGCACTAACTGTATCGACGCCGTTAAGCAAAGCGATATGCAGCGTTATTTCCCTGAGATTGATCTCGAGACGGTTAAGTTAGGTATTTTTAGTCGTTCGGTAAAGCATTCTGAAGTACTTAAGCCGGGTCAACGGGTTGAGATCTACCGGCCATTGATTGCCGATCCTAAAGATGTACGCCGTAAGCGTGCAGAAAAAGCTAAAGATGAAGGGCGAGTCAATAAAATTACTGGCGCTAAACTCTAAAGCCTGTCGACCATAGCGATTGATATTTCTGCTTGTGGATGTAATGGCTTAACTAACGCTTATGTTGCTCGCGTGAAAGCAAATTACCAACAGTTTTGGCTACAAAAAAATGCGAGCC
Encoded proteins:
- the smpB gene encoding SsrA-binding protein SmpB; this translates as MAKKNAKNSKNSSASIARNKRATFDYKFEEKMEAGLSLMGWEVKSIRMGKVNLSESYVFLRDGEAFLFGCTIAPLNTASTHVVCDPLRSRKLLLKRKELDKLQGLVDRKGYSIVPISMYWQKGAWVKIEIGLGKGKKDHDKREDTKDREWQIEKSRTMKKAVQQ
- a CDS encoding SRPBCC family protein: MPQISRNVLVRFSAMQMYDLVNDVESYKEFLPGCVGGKVLEFDGETMVASVDVAKAGISKTFTTRNKVVAGKSIKLQLENGPFKELVGEWTFTELTEDACKVDFELNFEFSSPIADLAFGKVFKELMASMVTAFTSRAKVIYK
- a CDS encoding RnfH family protein, whose product is MSTEQGQFTVEIIYALPHQQKLIKVNIEPGTNCIDAVKQSDMQRYFPEIDLETVKLGIFSRSVKHSEVLKPGQRVEIYRPLIADPKDVRRKRAEKAKDEGRVNKITGAKL